GACCTCGTTCGTCGTCATCCGATCACGCCCTGCGGTTGACGGCTTGGCGGGGGTGACCATCTTTGGCCGGCTGAGGGAACCGTCACACGACATGGTGTCGGTGTGTACGGGGGAGGGGGAGGGCGAGCGTGCCGACGATGAAGCCACAGGACCTGCCGCCGGGGATGGGCCCGCGCGGAAAGAAGAGCGACAAGCCAACACCCACGAAAGGTGGGTTCAAGTTCGGCTCACCACTGGGCTACATCCTCCTGCTCGTCCTGGGGTTCCTGCTGTTCCGGAACGTGTTTCAGGACGCGGGCGTGCGCCGGGTGTCGTACAGCCAACTGCGCGACGCGGTGGAGAACGGTCAGTTCAGCCGTGTTCAGATTTCAAACGAGTGGGTGAAGGGCTTCCTCAAGGAGAACGCCCAGCCTCCTCCGGGCGAGCGCGGCACGCTGCGCAGCGAGCCCAGCGCCCTGCCGTGGATGGCCTACCGCGTCCCGGGTGACGAGGGCCTGGTGCCCCTCTTGGAGCAGAAGGGCATTCAGTTCGAGGCCGTGCCGCAGTCCAGCTTCAGCGAGGTGCTGTGGATCTGGCTCATTCCCATGGGTCTGCTCATCCTCTTCTGGAGCTTCATGATGCGCCGGATGTCCGGCGGCATGGGCCAGGGCCCGCAGAGCGTCATGTCCTTTGGCAAGACGCGCGCGAAGGTGCAGGCGGAGGCCGACACCGGCGTGGGCTTCAAGGACGTGGCCGGCGTGGACGAGGCCGTGGACGAGCTCCGCGAAATCGTCGAGTTCCTCAAGACGCCGGAGAAGTTCCGCCGCCTGGGCGGCCGCATCCCCAAGGGCGTGCTGCTCGTGGGCCCTCCGGGCACGGGCAAGACGCTGCTGGCCCGGGCCGTGGCGGGTGAAGCGGGCGTGCCCTTCTTCAACCTCTCCGGTTCGGAGTTCGTGGAGATGTTCGTCGGCGTGGGCGCGGCCCGCGTCCGCGACCTCTTCGCCCAGGCCACCGCGAAGGCGCCGTGCATCATCTTCATCGACGAGCTGGACGCCATCGGCAAGAGCCGCAACTCGGGCGTGGCCGGCGGCCATGACGAGCGCGAGCAGACGCTCAACCAGCTGCTCGCGGAGATGGACGGCTTCGACAGCCGCGCGGGCCTCATCATCCTGGCGGCGACGAACCGCCCGGAGATTCTGGACAGCGCGCTGATGCGCCCGGGCCGCTTCGACCGGCAGGTGCTGGTGGACCGCCCGGACAAGCGCGGCCGCGAGCGGGTGCTGGAGATCCACGCCAAGGGCGTGAAGCTGGCCCCGGACGTGGACCTCAAGGTGATTGCCTCGCGCACGCCGGGCTTCGCCGGCGCGGACCTGGCCAACGTGGTGAACGAGGCGGCGCTGCTCGCCGCGCGCAAGAACCGCGACGCGGTGATGCGGGCGGACTTCGAGGAGGCCATCGAGCGCGTGGTGGCGGGCCTGGAGAAGAAGAACCGCCGCATGAACGAGCGCGAGAAGGAGATCGTCGCGCACCACGAGGCGGGCCACGCGGTGGTGGGCTGGATGCTGCCCTACGCCGAGCGGGTGACCAAGGTGTCCATCATCCCGCGCGGCCTGGCGGCGCTGGGCTACACCATGTCGCTGCCGCTGGAGGACCGCTACCTCATGTCCTTCGACGAGCTGCGCGACAAGATGGCCGGCATGATGGGCGGCCGCGCGGCGGAGGAGATCTTCATCGGCGAGGTGTCCACCGGCGCGTCCAACGACATCAAGCAGGCGACGGAGATCGCCAAGATGATGGTCCGCGACTACGGCATGAGCACGCTGGGGCCGGTGGCGCTGAGCGGTGAGCAGGGGCCGGGCTTCCTCAGGTCCGCGGGCCTGCCGGAGTCACGCAGCTACTCCGAGCAGACGGCGCGGATGATCGACGACGAGGTCCGCAAGATGGTCTCCGAGGCGCTGGACCGCGCCCGGGAGGTCCTCCACACGAACCGCGACAAGGTGGAGGCCCTGGCGGCGCGGCTCCTGGCGACGGAGGTCATCGAGGAGGAGGCGATGATCACCATCCTGGGGCCCAAGGTGCAGGCGCAGCGCGGCCTGCTCCACCCGGAAGCGCGCACGGTCATCTCCGCGCACCCCGTGGGGGGCACGGAGTCCGAGCCGCCGGTGCCGCCCACGCAGCACGCCGAAGGCAAGCTCGACTCCTGAGCTCACGCCTGCCTGCCCTCCGGGCAGCCCTTCGCCCACCGGATCCACCGCCAGCCTGCGGTGACCGGTGGGCGAAATTACTTTCCAACGACAAGGAGGCGTCGCCGTGGAGAACCGGATCGGAAAGAGCTACGTCGCGCGGAAAGCGTTGTTCGCCAAGGGCCTGAAGGACGGCCGGCTCACGGTGCAGGAAATCGAGGAGGCGCTCCCCGCGGGGACGCTGACGGCCGCCGAGCGGTGGCTCCTCTACTACTCCCTTCGCGCCGCCCAGGTGGAGATCATCGACGAGGTGACCGGGCAGGTGGATCACGGCTTCATGGCGGAAGCGCCGCCCCAGGCCCCATCCAACCACTAGCCGCGTTGACAGGACCGTCCTCGCGGTTACGTTCGCGCCGCTC
This DNA window, taken from Corallococcus coralloides DSM 2259, encodes the following:
- the ftsH gene encoding ATP-dependent zinc metalloprotease FtsH, whose translation is MKPQDLPPGMGPRGKKSDKPTPTKGGFKFGSPLGYILLLVLGFLLFRNVFQDAGVRRVSYSQLRDAVENGQFSRVQISNEWVKGFLKENAQPPPGERGTLRSEPSALPWMAYRVPGDEGLVPLLEQKGIQFEAVPQSSFSEVLWIWLIPMGLLILFWSFMMRRMSGGMGQGPQSVMSFGKTRAKVQAEADTGVGFKDVAGVDEAVDELREIVEFLKTPEKFRRLGGRIPKGVLLVGPPGTGKTLLARAVAGEAGVPFFNLSGSEFVEMFVGVGAARVRDLFAQATAKAPCIIFIDELDAIGKSRNSGVAGGHDEREQTLNQLLAEMDGFDSRAGLIILAATNRPEILDSALMRPGRFDRQVLVDRPDKRGRERVLEIHAKGVKLAPDVDLKVIASRTPGFAGADLANVVNEAALLAARKNRDAVMRADFEEAIERVVAGLEKKNRRMNEREKEIVAHHEAGHAVVGWMLPYAERVTKVSIIPRGLAALGYTMSLPLEDRYLMSFDELRDKMAGMMGGRAAEEIFIGEVSTGASNDIKQATEIAKMMVRDYGMSTLGPVALSGEQGPGFLRSAGLPESRSYSEQTARMIDDEVRKMVSEALDRAREVLHTNRDKVEALAARLLATEVIEEEAMITILGPKVQAQRGLLHPEARTVISAHPVGGTESEPPVPPTQHAEGKLDS
- a CDS encoding RNA polymerase sigma factor region1.1 domain-containing protein, translated to MENRIGKSYVARKALFAKGLKDGRLTVQEIEEALPAGTLTAAERWLLYYSLRAAQVEIIDEVTGQVDHGFMAEAPPQAPSNH